One Thermus sp. CCB_US3_UF1 DNA window includes the following coding sequences:
- a CDS encoding CPBP family intramembrane glutamic endopeptidase — translation MKALYWTLGLSWGSYGLFYLLGGRWDLAPGRDPLPLALGFLYMWIPGLVALHFARREGVRIPLALRPNGYWLLAWLFPVALTLLSLPLSLPFGAWRGWQALLPPNGADGLPEGLQAFLPLLVLLSGLVAGATVNLVAALGEELLWRGYLFEKLRDRGFWPASLEIGFYWGLWHAPLVLAGHNYPHTPLLGVPMMILFTLLLTPSLLWVRERGGSVLAAALLHGTLNAVGGLSLLLVERTHDLLVGVVGLPGLFLLALFNLWLRRRV, via the coding sequence ATGAAGGCCCTGTACTGGACGTTGGGTCTTTCCTGGGGCAGCTATGGGCTTTTCTACCTGCTTGGGGGCCGGTGGGACCTGGCCCCGGGGAGGGACCCCCTCCCCTTGGCCTTGGGCTTCCTCTACATGTGGATCCCCGGGCTTGTGGCCCTCCACTTCGCCCGCCGGGAGGGGGTGCGGATCCCCTTGGCCCTAAGGCCCAACGGCTACTGGCTCCTGGCCTGGCTTTTCCCCGTGGCCCTGACCCTCCTCTCCCTTCCCCTTAGCCTGCCCTTCGGGGCCTGGAGGGGATGGCAAGCCCTGCTCCCGCCCAATGGGGCCGACGGTTTACCGGAAGGCCTACAGGCCTTCCTTCCCCTCCTGGTCCTGCTCTCCGGCCTGGTAGCCGGGGCCACGGTGAACCTGGTGGCCGCCCTGGGGGAGGAACTCCTTTGGCGGGGGTACCTCTTTGAGAAGCTCCGGGACCGGGGCTTCTGGCCCGCCAGCCTGGAGATCGGCTTCTATTGGGGCCTTTGGCACGCGCCCTTGGTCCTGGCGGGGCACAACTACCCCCACACCCCCCTCCTGGGGGTGCCCATGATGATCCTCTTCACCCTCCTCCTCACCCCCAGCCTCCTCTGGGTGCGGGAGCGAGGGGGCTCGGTGCTGGCGGCGGCCCTCCTTCACGGCACCCTGAACGCCGTGGGGGGGCTTTCCCTCCTCCTGGTGGAAAGGACCCACGACCTCCTGGTGGGGGTGGTGGGCCTGCCGGGGCTTTTCCTCCTGGCCCTTTTCAACCTCTGGCTTAGGCGACGGGTATAG
- the rapZ gene encoding RNase adapter RapZ, whose translation MRFLVLTGLSGAGKTTAKGFLEDLGYFVVDNLPPGLWKPLLEALEGKGVVRAGVVLDARALAFFDRLEEALEALRPVVVYLEARPEILLRRYNLTRRLHPLGAGNLMREIGEERKALGPLRARAHLVLDTSELSPRALKEALARFLGEEQGFVLRLLSFGFKWGPPQEADLVLDVRPLPNPHYDPLLKPKTGLDPEVRAYVFREEHEAYYRALLAVAGLAAEGARREGRAFYTVAVGCTGGRHRSVAVAERLAEELSGRFAVEVSHRDVAKEA comes from the coding sequence ATGCGCTTTCTGGTGCTCACGGGGCTTTCGGGGGCGGGGAAGACCACCGCCAAGGGGTTCTTGGAGGACCTGGGCTACTTCGTGGTGGACAACCTCCCCCCAGGCCTTTGGAAACCGCTCCTGGAGGCCCTGGAAGGGAAGGGGGTGGTGCGGGCGGGGGTGGTGTTGGACGCCCGGGCCCTGGCCTTCTTTGACCGGCTGGAGGAGGCCCTGGAAGCCCTCAGGCCGGTGGTGGTCTACCTCGAGGCCCGCCCCGAGATCCTCCTAAGGCGCTACAACCTCACCCGCCGCCTCCACCCCTTAGGGGCAGGCAACCTCATGCGGGAGATCGGGGAGGAACGGAAGGCCCTCGGCCCCTTACGGGCCCGGGCCCACCTGGTGCTGGACACCTCGGAGCTCTCCCCCAGGGCCCTCAAGGAAGCCCTGGCCCGCTTCCTGGGGGAGGAACAGGGGTTTGTCCTCCGCCTCCTCTCCTTCGGCTTCAAGTGGGGGCCACCCCAGGAAGCCGACCTGGTCCTGGACGTCCGCCCCCTGCCCAACCCCCACTACGACCCCCTCCTCAAGCCCAAAACGGGGCTGGACCCCGAGGTGCGGGCCTACGTCTTCCGGGAGGAGCACGAGGCCTACTACCGCGCCCTCCTGGCCGTGGCGGGCCTGGCGGCGGAAGGGGCAAGGCGGGAGGGCCGGGCCTTTTACACCGTGGCCGTGGGCTGCACCGGGGGGCGGCACCGGAGCGTGGCCGTGGCCGAGAGGCTGGCGGAGGAGCTTTCCGGGCGCTTCGCCGTGGAGGTGAGCCACCGGGATGTGGCCAAGGAGGCGTAA